A stretch of Planctomycetota bacterium DNA encodes these proteins:
- a CDS encoding phage major capsid protein has translation MTMTRPTRRRIQRASHSKPCCATCSHEARDKDNLMPPTMTLDNETRELFNEVKTQLAEGNKIKSAVAQLEEQMKGLPQTIERKLEAIRRTVYDDRGRYRGIAFHSEEEARGFGLYVLAKIGGDARALGALKAEFKDVFERAMGDDPATIGTPIEYSNRVQRLVEEFGVFAANAFPMPMTSDRLTFQRRTSGLTVFKTGRNVAATGSDPKYATVDLNADEWNTLTLYPKSLGEDAAVAVGELIALEIGQAFAEALDDAGFIGDGTPTYLDVQGLTTRLVAINGVDDGGGLVLGTGANGAGWGSLVLDDFLKVKGRAPRYAQRNGKWYVSSQFYWTVMAKIILSQGGTTSAEIEGRRSLMFLGDQVEITQSMPGTQGNSQVCAAYGDLRLSSTHGVRKELTIEQSNDVRFIERQVAVLGTQRHAVANHSLGTATEAGPIVGLITPAA, from the coding sequence ATGACGATGACGCGCCCGACGCGTCGCCGGATTCAGAGGGCCAGTCACTCAAAACCATGCTGCGCGACGTGCTCGCACGAAGCGCGTGATAAGGACAATCTCATGCCTCCGACGATGACACTCGACAACGAAACCCGCGAGCTTTTCAACGAAGTGAAAACGCAGCTCGCGGAAGGCAACAAGATCAAGAGCGCCGTCGCTCAGCTCGAAGAGCAGATGAAGGGCCTGCCGCAGACGATCGAGCGCAAGCTCGAAGCGATCCGCCGCACGGTCTACGACGATCGCGGGCGCTATCGCGGCATCGCGTTCCACTCTGAAGAGGAAGCCCGCGGATTCGGCCTGTATGTGTTGGCCAAGATCGGCGGCGATGCGCGGGCGCTGGGTGCGCTCAAAGCCGAGTTCAAGGATGTGTTCGAGCGTGCGATGGGCGACGACCCGGCCACGATCGGCACGCCCATCGAATACTCGAACCGCGTGCAGCGGCTCGTGGAGGAGTTCGGCGTATTCGCGGCCAACGCTTTCCCGATGCCGATGACTTCTGACCGTTTGACCTTCCAGCGGCGGACGAGCGGCTTGACGGTGTTCAAGACCGGCCGCAACGTCGCCGCCACGGGGAGTGACCCGAAATATGCGACCGTGGACCTCAACGCCGATGAATGGAACACGCTGACGCTGTATCCCAAGTCGCTCGGCGAAGACGCGGCGGTGGCCGTGGGCGAGCTGATCGCACTGGAGATCGGCCAGGCGTTCGCCGAGGCGCTCGACGATGCCGGGTTCATCGGTGACGGCACGCCGACGTATCTGGATGTGCAGGGCCTGACGACGCGCCTTGTGGCGATCAACGGCGTCGATGACGGCGGCGGCCTGGTGCTCGGCACGGGGGCCAACGGGGCGGGGTGGGGATCGCTTGTGCTCGATGACTTCCTGAAGGTCAAGGGCCGTGCCCCGCGCTACGCGCAGCGGAACGGCAAGTGGTACGTGTCGTCGCAGTTCTACTGGACGGTGATGGCCAAGATCATTCTCAGCCAGGGCGGGACCACCAGCGCCGAGATCGAAGGCCGGCGATCGCTGATGTTCCTGGGCGACCAGGTCGAGATCACGCAGTCGATGCCGGGCACGCAGGGCAACAGCCAGGTGTGCGCCGCATACGGCGATCTTCGCCTCAGCTCGACGCACGGCGTGCGCAAAGAACTGACGATCGAACAGAGCAACGACGTGAGATTTATTGAGCGGCAGGTTGCCGTTTTGGGCACGCAGCGCCATGCCGTGGCCAATCACTCGCTCGGCACGGCGACGGAGGCCGGACCGATCGTCGGCCTCATCACGCCGGCGGCGTAA